The DNA segment CCTACTAAGGGGTATTTTTCACCACATCGTCATCATAATGTCCTTTTAAAAaaggtgtaatggttaatgcccatttcatttattactttccattatttttcttctctttgggcattattatagaaatgcccctcactcttcatgcccctataatgcctatgagtaatggtgtaagggcattattaaaatctttcatgcccttataaagccccattaGATATGGTCTTATAAGAttaaaaaatgtttattaaaaggATGAAAATAATTGGAATCATTCCTGTATGAGTTTATAAACCTTATTAATGGAGCTTCTTCAACCCTTTTTCACTCTCTCTGTTCGGAGAAACCTCCGACCACCTGACCGTCACCACAACGCCCGTGCACCACCACAACACTACCACCAAACCGCAAGCTCCACAACACACGACCTGACCCCCTCTCTCTCATCATCAACGCTCGAGTGGCCAGAAACGTATTCAAACAGCCACATGGTCACCGTCGAGGCCGAATCTTGTCTAGATGGCAACATGCAGTCCCATATCTATATGGTAGTCGTCGAATCTTCCGCTCATCCGCAGCAACCACGGTGTTGGTGGCGCTTGTATAGGGACTGCAGCGGAGACAGTTGTGGTAGCGGCATGTGGTTAGCGGGGGAGGGAAAACCCTTCGTCGGCGGCCGAAGGTTGAGCGGTGGAGCCATAGTCACAGGAAACGTAGATCCCCCCTCGAATCTCGAATTGGTTCGGCCGTACCAGAATCGGGTACAAAATCGTACCATTTGGCCTGGGTTCGCGAACCAGATCGGAAAAAAGACCGTACCCGATTAACACAATACTCGTTCCGAATCACTGAAAAACGTGTTTCCGATTGAAAAAATCGCCGTTTCAGAACGATTCGATTCGCGTACCAGGCTATAGATGCACGAATTGCAAACCTGACATTTTTCCCGCCTTTTTAATGCAGCCTATACGCCGACCTGTAACTGATTGCATTATTTTAGGAGATATATTTGTATTTGATATTATTATTTAGAAGATATATCTAACAGATTTTAGGATAGGTATTAGGGATTATAATTATACGCTATAGATTATTAATATATATTGTAAACTATATTGTAATAATTGTTTTATATACGATATGACGTACCAAACTATATGGTACGCCGTACCGCGTACCAAATTGGCGTTCCGAATGAACCTACCCCTCGTACCGAATTTTAAAATTTCACGAACTACGTACCCGTTTTTGTTCCCCCGTACCGAATTTTAAAATTTCACGAACTACGTACACGTTTTCGTTCCCCGTACTGGACCGAACCGCGATCCATGTGACTATGGGTGGAGCGATGACCAAAGAAAAAAAGGGGAGAAAACAGAATTGGTGGCTCATGGGTTTCGAAACCGGCTCTTTTGATCTGCTTGATAACCAATAAACCACTGCGTCAAAAGCCTTTTTGATATTGCAATTTGATTTCAATTCTTTATATGCTTTCGGGGACCGCCTTTTTTGACCAATTAGAACCGCTTACTATTCCCGGCCATAAGAAGTGTATATTCTGAATTCTGAATTTGAATATGCTTCAATTAAAAGCTCATCCTCTGTTTATAACACTAACTTCCATAAAACACTTCTTTAATAATAATCATTTCTtattttaaaaaacaaaacattGTTAACAAACAGACAATTTGATTTCACAAATAAACATCATCACAATATACATACATCCATATGTATGTATATTCAGTTGGTACCATTTGTGGATCTTAATAAGGTTTCGTGTCAATATAGTTTCCTGGAGGATAATAATTGCAAATTATAAAAATCCCATCATTTTTCACGCAGTGAGACAAGGCACACCCAACGGTGGTCGAGTTTTTCCAAATCACTTGAGTATAATGCCCACACGCCTTTCCAGGTCCGCATGTGTTCGTCTCGTAATCGTAATTGTCCTTTTCGCTACACCACATGTTTATAGCATCTAAAATGGTCATCTTGCCAGCCCCTGTAGCAATATTCTCGCCATATATTTGTGTATCCGAGTGTTGGAGTGCACAATCTTTCTTCCTTTCACTCGCATATTCTTCTGCAAATTTGGCGACAGTAGCATTCCATGTCATTGGCTCAAGACTAGGTATCTCTTTACGAACCTTATTATGGGCATCCAAAATAGCTTGCTGTGAGGTGGTGCCTGTCGAAGGAGCCGCGCTCAATACCCTTCTGATACCACTATGCGCGTTAATACTGTAGTCTTCTGGTTGGTTGCATGACTGTTCATCCTCGTGAGAGAAATGTAGGATTGCCATGCATAAAGCAAGAACCAGCGCAATTTTACGCGAAAATCCCATGGTGCTAGCTATTTGATTGATCAATATTGTTTAAACCAcatgaagggtatttatagggaggAGGAACAAAAAACACAACCgctatactaaatactaaaaatagATATTTACTCATATTGACTTGGTCCAACGAACATCATGAGCCTCTAGCTATCATAGGAAATGAATGAAGAAAAAGATTGTTTGTCCGTTATAAAAAGGCGGATGAATGGAGCCACATAAATTTTAATTAATTTGTTGGTCAAAGTCATTAAAATTTTCTATACTAAAAGATTGTTTATCCATCGCTACGAAAGGAAATGAATGAAAAAAAGATTGTTTATCCGTTACAAAAAAAGGTGGGTGAATGAAGCCACataaggccatccgtagtcataaagccctttgtggggcgttatgcgacacgtgtcgtgccacgtcacacatgGGCTTTATGGgacgttatatcactagagcccgtagtcataaagcccctacccatcataattttcgtttttattaattaattataaaaacccATGTTTTTTTGTGATTGGTCCAATTTTGAAAAGCATCTCCAAAACGCCGTGATAATAATGGCGCCTCCCCCAAATTTCTTAAACATGGCGCCCCTCGTTTTGGTGTTCGGGGCGCTATGGGGGCTTTATGAAGGAAAAGGGCGGTATATGGAGCCCCATTACACATGCTCTAAACTGTAATTAATTTGTTGGTTAAAGTCATTAAAATTTTCTATACTaatttggctaagcttatttaaaGTCCTTTTAGGTTTGCCAAACACAAAATCTCCTTATTAGCTTTTTGAAAaagctaataagtcaataagttggttcaaaaagcttagccaaacatgccctaaaagATTGTTTATCCATCGCTGTGAAGGGAAATGAATGAAAAAAAAGATTGTTTATCCGTTACAAAAAAGATGGGTGAATGGAGCCACATAAACTTTAATTAGTTTGTTGGTCAAAGTCATTAAAATTTTCTATACTCAAATCAATAGCGAAGGTAGCTCATTAACTTAGGGGTATCACAAAAATAAAGCATGCAATCATACAGTAATAAAATAAacgataataaataaagtaaaacaaatacgaAATAGATTTTAACTTATCTAAACATTTAAAGTCTTAACTCTTAAACCTTAACAAATACAAAAAGTAGAATTCTACGTAAACAATAACACCAAACAAGAAATCATAAAAGGTAGAATTCTACATAAACTATAACACCAAACAAGAAATTCAAAGGACAAGAAAACTCACAAATCACAATAGCACCCCATTCAAACGCATTCGGTCAACGCCGACGATTTCAGCAGGGACGATCAGCACCGGCATTTGTTCGACGTTTGGTTTCCAATTGCCACCCATAATCAAAAggattattttattgttttgggTTTTGGGCTAAGCTTTGTCATTTACCAATTGGGTCTCCTTTCAATTATATTATTGTTAACTTGGGCTTACTTTATCATTTGGGCTTAATTATTCTACAAGTTTTGGGTTGTAAATGGTTTGTGCTTATAAAAAATTGggattttaataatataaagCATCATATTTTTTTGTCAAGGTATACTCGTATTCATTTAGTGTATTGAGTCATAGCCCGTACTACCCCTCTTATAACACTAGCTCTGCCCCTGACTCAAATAGTCAAAAGCATATGCCATTGTATGTATTTCCCCTTGTTGGTAAAAGTCATTAAAATTTGCTATACTCAAATTTTCAATTAAGTTTTTCTTCAACGATCGATTGATCAACACGGAAGATGTCTTCTTGTTTTACAGAAACTCTAGTTCTAGACCTATATTGATCGGTCGATTTTTGAATCGAAAAAGAAATGATTTAGACTATCTGGCTGATTGATTGAAACTGAAATTTACCAAACTTGGTCTCAGATAGTTAAACGTTTTTAGTTCCGACCCATTGCACACCCCTAGCAGCACAAGTGTGAGAACCGTGCGGAAAAACATTAACATCATACAAATCAAAGGAACAAATGACATTTAAAAACTACATGAAGTACAACAAAGCTATGTGGCGCTAAAAAACCGAAGAACCAAATTTGTCACGTGTATATATGCAATAAAAAGCTCACATACTTGTCATGAAGAAAATAGCCAGGCATTGCCTTTGGTGTCGCCAGAATAACAAGTATGTTTGGCGCAAAGCAAGGACTAAAGACTAGACTAGCGCGTCTTCTTTTTGGGACTGAGTTTTGCTTTGGTTAGCAAGGGCATCCGATATGGCCTTTGGGAGCAAAAAGCCAGGTCTTTCAAGAAACGGTGCACGATCAAGTACTAAGGGTTCTCGAGTTGTTATCTCAATGCCATCAAACGTCCACAATGTTAAGGTAGCTTCACCTTTTAAACCCAAAGAAAACCATCCAAGACCCGCAGCCGATAAGTCAACACTGTTCACGTCCCAACTTGTTCCAGACACTTTGACTTCCCTTGACTCCCATTTCCCTAACTCAGATAAGCGATCTACACCAATCGGTGgctgaaacaaaaaaaaaaaaaaacacacattaTTTTTCATAAATGCATAAAAGGTGGTATTTCTTACAGAAATTTAGCGTTTTGATACATGTTTTCTCAAATAACATGAAATGAAGCAAGAACGAAACACGTACTTGTAATCTAACACCGGCATGTTTGTTCCAAATTTCGTCTGCATTTTCAATCTTCCCAAGATGTAGAGAAACATTCGGGGAGGCCCAAACTGTAACATATATTGTCTGCACGGATGCTTCATTTAGGTCCAGTCTCATTAGACCACCAACGTGTATCGCCTGCCCTTGCTGCAATATACCAACACCATACATCAGATACCAGATACAGTCTGTTTCTTCATAGGTAAAGTTAAAAACTTATGCCAACAGAAACGGGTTGAAAGTCACCCACAGTGTATTCAAATTCATAAAACAACAATAAAAAGTACTTGCCTTGATTCTATAAGTTCGAGGGCGTAACTCCTTTCGTATCTCAACCATCTTTTGCTCCTCTCGAGTCAATCTCATAGACATCAAATACGGATGCAACAACCCCGGTGTATCATACATTTTCGCTTTAGCAGATAATACCCCTCCAATTCTCAAAATACCAAGAGTCGTCCCAGGAACCGCAGCTTCAGTAAGCTTAGTCGCTTTCACCCCTCCTTTCTTAGCAAACGCATTAATCAATGTCGATTTACCAGCATTTTGTGCCCCAATCACCCACACATGCCCTCGAGGTCCAGCCAAATCCTTAACAAAAGTCAGCAAATTTCTAACACCTAAATCCTTACGCGAACTAACCAGATACACCCCGTTTAACCTAGGTGCACCATGAGCCCTAGCACGGTGCCGAACCCATCTGTCTAATCTAGTGGGCGATATCTGCGAAGGCAAGAGATCGACTTTCGTAGCCACAAGAACCAGTTTAGGCAACTTTTTGCTTCTCTGCAAACCGTCACGACCACCTTCTAATGACTCAAACAAAGACTTAGCAGCTCGTTTCGGAAACGAACCGTCAAAATCCACACAATCAACCACCATTACCACAACTGTGGAATCTGCATTTCCTGTCGGTTTCATCAACCGGGTACTAATCAATTTGTCGAAATCAAAATCGGGTATTAAGTTCTCAGCAAGTTGATTCTTAATCTGACCATAATTTCTCAAAGAATGACATCTTGCACAAACTGTAACCTCCTCTTTCTCCATCTGAGCTTCTCTAGCCAATCTTTTCCTCTCTGATTTTGATACCCTTTTCTTTTTCGCCTTTTCGAGTACTTCCTCAGTGATATTACCATACCCGACACCCGGAGCCGTAAACCCATCTAATTCCTTCAAATCATCTTCGTCATCTTCAAAATCTGATTCCCAGTCAATCTCATCATCAATCTCCCAATcatcatcagaaatatcatcaaaTTTACTCTCGATTTCGGTTTCCCCTTCATCAATATCTTCTAACTCACCTTCTATATCATCCAAAACAAACTCATCTTCAAACACATCTGTTGGTTCTACTTTCTTTTTCTGATAATACCCAGGTTGAGTAGGATCATCGTCTTGCATAAAAACACCACATCCCGGACAAACAAGCCCTAAAGCTTCGTCATCGTCTCTTCCCTCGCTTAAAAGTGGTTGCTTTTTATGTCTTTTTCTTGAACTTTTACCTGAATCGTTGATTGTTTGTGTTGCTGATGAACTAGAGTTTGCTGATAATGTAACATATGGGTTTTTGTTGTTGAAGGGTTTATTGTTTAAACCTTTAAGAGGAGTTGAACGAATAGAGGGCAAGTGTGTTGTTTGATTACCAGTAGAATTGAGCGGAATTGATGCGTGGGATTGTGAAGTGTGTAGGTTTAGAATGAGGGTTTGAGTTCTTGAAGAAAGAAGTGGTGAAGCAGATAAGAAAACTGACATTTTCTTTCTCAGTTGCAGTGTAGCTCTGCTGAACCCTGTAGGAGCAAACCAAAGGGGTTAGCCACTAatgtaaatataaaaataaacaaaagttgtaatataaaaataaaaagtaccTATTATTGTAACAAAGTTGTAATTTGTTTTAAAGAATCTCTCGTATATCTATGGATTTTAAGGGTAGATGCACGAtacccctgaccgcggaaggGATCCCCCTTCCCAAGCTAGCGACCCGACAACGCTGCCTGGCGGTGAAACCCCTGCCAACTCAAGGGGAACTGAAGAGCCTGTAGCCAGGATTCGAACCCGAGACCTCATGGATCCTTGAGCCGGTTTAAGGTGGGGGTCGGTGGCCactgggctgacacccaatggtttATATCTATGGATTATAGTTAACTAGGAATTTTGGACGGAGTTAGacagttggaccaaaatgacaaaaaaatgaaAACGTTAGGGACCCAGGGCAGAAAAAACTATTTGCACTAGAGTGACATTTCTGATGAAACATCAGGAACTAAAATAGCAATTTATTCATACAAAAACCATCATACAAGTTTGAAACCTCAACATACATCATAAAACAAAtaccaaaattaaaaaaaaaatgtattaTGTTAACATAAAATCCTGACGAACCAAACTCTCTTCGTATTTCTTTTCTAAGGTTTTCTTTATCTATAATCACGAGCAGAAAAGTCTTGAAAACAGGTAACTATGGCAACCCTGCACGGTATCAAGCAGCGGGCATGTTTGGCATGCCTCGTCCACTCCTCTGTTCTTCCATTTTGTCAACAGTTCCTCTGCAACAAACGAAACCTGGTGTTGCAATACAGCAGCACCAAGGGGTCCCACCAGGTTGAGTCGGGTTGCAGCTGATATAATATCTCTCATTGTTATATACATGAACGCCCTCTGGCAAGTTTCACTATCCAACCCGACTAGTCCACAAACGAGCCCAAAAACCGGTGCATGGTGGAAGCATACATCCCCATTGCTCAAAGACGCGTTTCTCATCATCTTTAAAGACGGAATCTCTGAGAAAACAGAAGAAGATACCCTCATTAATGCAGATCCTTGTGAAACCGACGCCTTACGGCTTACTTCATTTGTTAGTGTTGCATCTAGAATCATATCGAGGTGTTGCCATGTTTGGAGATCGGGTGATGTGGCTGCTGAGTAGACAAAAGGAAGAAGCAGGCTTCCTGTATTCTCCAAGGTATGGATGATGTATGATTGAAGGTCTTGAGGTTGAGAGACTATGTGTGCTTGCATTGCAGCCTCTAAACCGAAGGAATGAGCAAAGCCGCCTGTTGGAAGTATGGAATCGAGCAATTGCCATTTGCTCCATTGAAGGAAATGCTCTGATTCTCGTGATGGAAACCGACTGGTCACGTCTTTTACCTCTTCCATCGCGGTGAAAAAAGCACTTTAAATCTGGCATACACGGTTGAACAGATACTAAATAATCGGTGTCAAATAATGGTCACATGTTCATGTGCTTGACAAATTCATCAAATGGATAAATAGGTTAGCCAAGGTAATACATAAGTAATATATAAGAATTCTATTAATATATAATTTATCTATACGTACAACCTAAAATGCTATATGTAGAGCCTAAAATGCATGGAAACTCCTCATGTACATAAGGCGTGCCTCAAGCCGCTTTTCTGTGCGCCTCATCAAGTCAGAAGGTGAACCAACTTGCGCTCGTGCCTCATGCACGCTTTTTAAAACCCAGACTAAAATATGGACATAACAATAGTCCTAAACTCCTAATTCATTCAAATTTGACACACGACTCTTCTATTTTCCTTCCTCTCATATTTATTTACTTTTGATTTAAACATGTCTCGGTCTCTTTGTTACGTTCATTATTAGGTCCACTTAGTCATGCATGAGTACACAAACCCGGTCCAAAATGTTGATTAGCATGATTTCTCATCTATTTTCTGCCTTCTAGCCGCCATCATATCACCGAGTATCAGAAGCTTTGCCTCCTTACTCAGTCATCTGCTGCTCTGTGCCACGCAAACTCTTTTTTTGGCAACAGCAAATTCTCTGTAGCTATGTATGTGTTTACTTTTGTTACACGTTTCCTCTGTTTTTCGCTTCTAAAGAAAATAAATTGCAATGAAGATTTATTAAAAAGGAGGGTAGTTTAAACTTAGTATGGGCTCAAAATTCTAAAGATGTAACACAATGTATGTTTATCGTTGTGACATACgaacaattataaaaaaaaaaaagaactcctcaaacaaaaaataaacattggagagtaacccccccccccccaaaaaaaaaaaaaaaaaaaaaaaaaaaaaaaaacagagtgTAAAGAAAACATTCGGATCAAAATGTATAGTATgagtaccaaataggtaaaattggtacAAGTACCAATACGATACGGGTACAAAATAGGCAAAATCAATACGAATACCATAAATACCTTAAtacaaaataaaacataattaaaaaaaacttttaaaggtcTATCTAAAATTCGGTACTAGTACCTGTTTTTACCCGTACCTGCACCAATaccgaataccaaaatcaataaaactgggtACCGATACATGTACCGAATACCTAAAATCGGAACGGGTACATGTACATGTACTGGTACACGTACGGTAcgggtatttgggaaaaaaaGCTCATCCTACTCCAACCTATAGTCAAAAAAATATAATTCTAAGCTATATATTCTATTCTATATAGTTGTCAGGAATTAACGGTAAAAAATAAAAGAAGCTTGAATGGtaaatgaaaaaataaataaacccCAAATTGTTGACTTTATCTTGTATTCAATTTACATATAAGTTATTAATCAACTCTAATAAAAAACGTAATGCTTGCACCCGAATCAAATTGTAATTATATTAAATTTAACCAAAATGATTGAGAAATTCTATCTCTCATCTCTTTCTCAAACAATGTAACGCCCCAAATTCCAGTAACACTTGGTTGTACAAGTTGCATATTACGTAAATATAAGGAAACGAGTTGTCAAGAAACTTTGAGACTTTATTACATTAAGATAGAAACATGGAGGTCCTTTATGTGTATTGTCACAAAGACAAGTTGGGGTTGTGGTCACTTCAGTGACTTCACGATCGAACGTGCAATTAACTCAACTTGTCGTCATACATATTATAAGTCAAAAAAGAGGACCTAATTGAGTTTATTTCAGTTTAGAGTGTTTTTGTAACTtgttgttttgttgttgtttCAGCTTATATTTCCAAACGTAGATTTGGATATTAAGTATTATGATTTAGGAATTCAGAATCGTGATGCTACTGATGATGAAGTTACTGTTGAAAGTGCTCATGCTGCTTTGAAGTAAGTGATGGTTGTTTGCTTTCGGTTTGTGTTCTGTGTGAGTGCGATCTGTTTGTTGCTTGTTAAAATCTATACCTATTATATATGTGAATGATTATTGTACCAGCTTACAATTTCCACTGCATGGTTGTTTTAGAGGCTGATAATTAAGTTGAAGCTAAATATAAGATCTAACTTGGCTCACAGTGCTAATGCCTAGAGTAACAAGCTTGGTTTTAAAAGTGCGCCTTAGGCGCGCTGTGCACACCCTAGGGCTTTTTTGCTCAGCGCCTAGGGTAATTACAAGAAGCGCCATAAAGGCGCGCCTTTTTGGGATTTTTCTGGGCTTTTTTGGTTATTGAGAATCCTTAATTTCAGTTTACTGTCTTTCACTATGCTAGTTAAATATCAGATTTTGTAACATGTTTCTAGTGTTGCAGACGAGTCCTAACATGTCTCTACAATCATTGTATAGAGAAACACAAAACAAAGGAATAATCATACATGTTTGTCTACTTCTTTAGCAGCCCTTCGAAATCTAAAACCTGAGTTTTATATGATGAATTAAGACTCTAAACTCAAAGATAAAAAAATTTGAATAGGAAAAAACTTACAGCAAGCAGAGGGATGGAGATGTGAAGGATGAATCGATTGATAATAGCAAAATCCTTTTCAAATCGGAACCCTAGTTTCCAATATCATCGCATATGTTTACAAATCCGAACCTGTAAAGTGGGAATTTGTTGCTGGTAGTCAGTGTATGAGAAGATGAGATAAGACGTGGTTGATGGAAATGGAGAGGGTAGCAAGCCAGAGCTTGATTAGGCTTGAGTTCGAGATGCTTGAGCTCTCGATCTCGGCTTTTAGATAGTTTTTCAAGCTTGACTCGACtcgtttaataattattaataactagaattacgacctgTCGCAATGCGACGGAGATtttttagttataactaagtcgatttatgacgcgcacgttatgttgaacctgtcaaacgggaaaaaatagacgaaacgtaaaaacgttaaacaaaagacgcacgttgcgatgtgttaagtcacaaaatttagaacgaagtatAAAGCGAAAAAATTGCGGAAAACAAAAGCTATAAAGGACCAAAgctgaaagtaaaaaaaagttgtgatgatagattgcaaaagataaaaagttttgtgttaaaagtaaaaaaaacaaatagttttgggttaaaagtaatttatgaaatacttttgggtgaaaagtaaaaaaatcagtttttttaAAAAACCCCCAAAAGCCAACGTTttaacaaccatatgcataaccattttttgtttgaaaaacccccaaaacgAATATTaccacacataagtaaaaaaaatcgaagtggttaaattgcaaaagatggaaacttttaaattaaaagtgaaaaatcaaattaatcaaacgGGTTGAATCGTATAAGatagaaacttttgaattagaagggaaaaatcaaattaataaaaagggttaaattaccaaagattaaaactttaaacttaaattatcaaagattaaaagtttagggttaaaaaggaaacaaagattaaacttAAAACTTAAATTGTTAGAGATTAAAAGTTGaaggttaaaaaggaaaattctagtttttttttttaaaaactccctAAACACATGTTACAACACATGTATGCATATTGAACTTGCTTCTTTATAAGAATAAAAATAttgattttattaaaatatatttaatttaatatattaattaaaaattatataaatagtgAGTTTATTTAGATTCGTGACTGAGTTGGCTCGATAAGTGCTTAGGCTCGTTTCCTAAACGAGCTTATTTTTAAACTCGGGCTCGATTTTGTTTATGCTTGGCTCGTTTTAACTTTTTTTCGAGGTGTGCTCGAGTAGCTCGGCTCATTTGAACCCCTCCTTTTTATGTATAATAAGTTACTGTAGCATTTTTTAAGATTATGGTAGAGATATTGTGAAAAGGCTGGAGTAGGTTTTTAAAaggtttttatatattttaaaggTAGGGGTTTTTTTGATGGAgtggatgagaatgctctaaaTGTTAGTTTTGAGAGCTATAAATTTGTTGTATTTGAACCGAgataaacctatttataaaaagCTATAATGgtcattaaaaaaacaaaaagaaaagttGATC comes from the Helianthus annuus cultivar XRQ/B chromosome 4, HanXRQr2.0-SUNRISE, whole genome shotgun sequence genome and includes:
- the LOC110935188 gene encoding pathogenesis-related protein 1A yields the protein MGFSRKIALVLALCMAILHFSHEDEQSCNQPEDYSINAHSGIRRVLSAAPSTGTTSQQAILDAHNKVRKEIPSLEPMTWNATVAKFAEEYASERKKDCALQHSDTQIYGENIATGAGKMTILDAINMWCSEKDNYDYETNTCGPGKACGHYTQVIWKNSTTVGCALSHCVKNDGIFIICNYYPPGNYIDTKPY
- the LOC110937638 gene encoding GTP-binding protein BRASSINAZOLE INSENSITIVE PALE GREEN 2, chloroplastic, giving the protein MSVFLSASPLLSSRTQTLILNLHTSQSHASIPLNSTGNQTTHLPSIRSTPLKGLNNKPFNNKNPYVTLSANSSSSATQTINDSGKSSRKRHKKQPLLSEGRDDDEALGLVCPGCGVFMQDDDPTQPGYYQKKKVEPTDVFEDEFVLDDIEGELEDIDEGETEIESKFDDISDDDWEIDDEIDWESDFEDDEDDLKELDGFTAPGVGYGNITEEVLEKAKKKRVSKSERKRLAREAQMEKEEVTVCARCHSLRNYGQIKNQLAENLIPDFDFDKLISTRLMKPTGNADSTVVVMVVDCVDFDGSFPKRAAKSLFESLEGGRDGLQRSKKLPKLVLVATKVDLLPSQISPTRLDRWVRHRARAHGAPRLNGVYLVSSRKDLGVRNLLTFVKDLAGPRGHVWVIGAQNAGKSTLINAFAKKGGVKATKLTEAAVPGTTLGILRIGGVLSAKAKMYDTPGLLHPYLMSMRLTREEQKMVEIRKELRPRTYRIKQGQAIHVGGLMRLDLNEASVQTIYVTVWASPNVSLHLGKIENADEIWNKHAGVRLQPPIGVDRLSELGKWESREVKVSGTSWDVNSVDLSAAGLGWFSLGLKGEATLTLWTFDGIEITTREPLVLDRAPFLERPGFLLPKAISDALANQSKTQSQKEDALV
- the LOC110937639 gene encoding urease accessory protein F, with amino-acid sequence MEEVKDVTSRFPSRESEHFLQWSKWQLLDSILPTGGFAHSFGLEAAMQAHIVSQPQDLQSYIIHTLENTGSLLLPFVYSAATSPDLQTWQHLDMILDATLTNEVSRKASVSQGSALMRVSSSVFSEIPSLKMMRNASLSNGDVCFHHAPVFGLVCGLVGLDSETCQRAFMYITMRDIISAATRLNLVGPLGAAVLQHQVSFVAEELLTKWKNRGVDEACQTCPLLDTVQGCHSYLFSRLFCS